ATGGGTAGTTCTAGACCAGTGCTTCTCAAACGTGAGGGAACAGAAAGGGGTACACAAACAAAATATGCAGCCTTAGCAAATCGCACCACATTACTGCTGTTAGCGATAGATTCAATAGCTTTTGCAAACAAGATGTGTTATTTGCATTTAGTGCAAATAGACACTCTGTTTATGTTCTCGCTCATACAGCTCTTTAAATCTCTGATTCCTTGTTCTTAGCTGTGCTTGGTTATGTTTTTGCTTTTTAGCTTTAACTGGGAACCCCTAAGTTCTCTAGCCATCTACCAGAATGTTTATGCTCACCGTAAATATAGTGCTGAAGTCTTCAGTTGTGCTTCTCAAGGTAACGTCAGTTAGCAATTCTAACCTGTGATGGAATGAAAACTGCTGAAgacaacaataaaatatatagtaaagGCCCGTTTACACCAACAACAGTCACTGTATTAAAGGGAGGTCACACAACACTTATCATTCGTACATACAGTATGCAAATTAAAAATAGGCTCAAGCGAAAGTTGTGAATTCAAATCATGTGAACATGTGTGACCAATAGAAGAATGATACGTCATAGTGTGAGCTCTTAGCTGAATTAAAGGAATATATATGAAAAAGTCACCTCTTAGTACAAAATCAAGTTATTTTTCACCGTTTATTGTgtttaaacagtcaaatacacacaaaataatgtcaaaatgcctgttttggtgagtattcatgtaaacacagtcagtattttttaagtgaacgtaaacagttgagaaagaaaacgcatgtgtaacagtataatggatctgtgcgtcgggtcttaaagtgacagcagcctaataaacctgctgccaaattatgagataatattaaaaatatctatatggcagtttttcctcatggtattgatgtcaaaattgtggccagtgaaattATGGCTTTGGAAAGCTACAGTGGTTGGAGAGCAAAAAAGTTCATGTCAAGTCCTGATCCGGATGTACTATATTCATCATGTCAAGTGATTTATGGCGCCAGTTGTGtaacttcactgccattcacaacttCTCTAACATGGCAACATGGCATTGTAAAGTGTCCATTAGATGCTCACTTCAGAATCGCGCCAGAAATAGTAGATCATCTGGCAAATTTCATATGGCAACCATCTACTGCAGGGCTCGTTAACTGGCGGCCCGCGGGCCAAATCCGGCCCGTCAATCATCTTCATCCGGCCCGCGGCACCCCAATCTCCCTCCTCCTCTTTTCCTGGCAGTGCAGCTAAATTTGGTTAGATACGTGGCCGCAGTGGCAGATATATGCACTGTTCGTACCGTGCACGCTTCTCCGACTGACCTGAGAAACGCTTCCCGTGCGAATATTTCAGCAGTTATTATGTGTCCCGTAATTCTGTTGACGGAACCAGTGATACCAATCATTTGTGAATTAATCATTCTTTTGTCTTGATTCTTTCTTTTCCGTCAATTGACTAAACGCACTTGCATAACCATCTGAAACTATTCGGATTTGCTCTGTTACTGAATAATCTGAAGTTGTTTCTTGGTCAGTAACAACAAATACAGAACAAATAGCGCTGTTTTCAGGCATTTCACTATAGTTTACTTTGAACTACGCAGCACGCCCAGTGGATAACGGAACGAAAACTTAAAGGAGCTGCATTTATTCCCGGTCACCATTATTAAACAGCGTTTAataacacacacaacacacacctCTCGTTTACAAACTACAAATCACTCGATGATTAAACTAGTTTAAATCAGATGAAACCGCCTCAACGTTCCCAACAAAACTGACGAGGGAAACGTGCCATGAATGAAGTTAAAGGACTTTTAAATCCCAAAATCACCACTCTTACAAACATTTACCATGAACTAACTGTAGTAATGGTTTATGTggaatattaataatgaatacTATGTTATAGGcatttatattgcaatatatttattaatatatttatatatttattcgACGTTTTGATTTGATAATCCGGCCCTCGAATGAAACTACTTGAAGAGCCCTGATCTACTGTTTcatgaatactatgaattcagacataccTATTTATAGATTTTGGAGCAGCCATACTTTTAaacttctgaaagtgattctaaGAGGCTATTACACattttttgtgtttaaaaatgagAGATGCAGGGTCGGTCTagagatgcatttttttaaaaagtcaaacttcttttaatttaagtgcttcattttcaaaactctgTGTCATGCATGAGACACTGCAAAAGTCACATGGTGCATATGCAACAGTCAAACATTTGCATGTCTCCCTTACCAAACGGTGTGTTTGGTAAGGTGCATTCAGAGGTGCAAGGTCTACTTCATAGGGTCTTTTGCCATCTTAAGTGAGATTCCAATCCGAAGGGAGTGAACAATGTTCAGTTTGAAGGGCATTGCGAACGGCATAGGGAATAAAGGAATATACATCACTTCACAGGAAGTGGAGAGGAAAAATCACTCAAATGTCATTGTGCACCACATCACCAGTCAGAAGGAATGATGGAGCAGAACCATTGAAAGAGTTTTTATACGGCTTTGCGATGGAGGAATTTACACATGTGTTTTGAGTATTCATAAATttagttattattatacaaaGTATTTATGAATGGTTATGGCGATCAATGTTAAATTTGCAGATTCTATTGTATGAATAGGCATGACAAAGTGTGGAGAAGCAGCCGATCACTTTATTTACCTCAGGGAGTGTTTACTATGTGGCTGCGCGTGGAAAAGAAAGCGCGATGAGACCCAGACCATGGATTAAGAGTACATTTACACATACTTAACCAAATTTATTTCATATAGAATGACAGTTAGTACAGCTTCAAATCTGTTAATAGTCAATTAATAGCTGCAATAGTcatataaaagtatataataaaCATACACGTTTTTATTATATTCAATGTGCATtttgtatatgtattttatatggttttgtatatgtattttatattttttaaattcgaAACCTGTGCAACCCCGTCGTTGACTTTCTTTGATGACGTTTGCAGGGTGTTCCAAATGAGCTGTGTTGCCAAGTTTGCGGATTTCCCGCAGAATTGGGCTTCTTTATCACTGTTGCAGTGAGTTGATTTTCATgtcccaaataacatgatattcaGCCCCTAATAGGAATTTTACAAGGGGAACCAAAACCTGGATTTAACCCCCGTAATGCGATTTTTACCGGGGGACCTCCCTTAGTTTTGGGCTAGTATTGTGTAGCAATTGGGTGggatttgttgtgaaaacctggcaaccctgcaaATGAGCCGTTATTGCCAGCGAAGTCCACTTCCACTGATATACTGTGCTCAGGAAGTAGGGAGCAGTGAACACTGCATAGGGACCCTGTTGAATGGAACGCAAgtcttgcagtctctactaatgagcagATGagctgaatcaggtgtgttaaatgagggagacatccaaaatttgcagtgttgggggctccccaggacaggtttgagaaacACTAGTCTAGCACATGCTTACatataaaaactatttaaaatttcttgataatttactcacctccatgtcatccaagttgtttatgtctttctttctttagtcaaaaaaaattgaggaaaacactccaggatttttctccatatagtggacttcactggggttcaacgggttgaaggtccaaatgtcagtttcagtgaagcttcaaagagctctacatgatcccagacgaggaataagagtctaatctagcAGAACGATTgataattttctttaaaaaaaatacaaattatacacTTTTAGAAGTACAAAAAGTACGGAAGTACCAATCCAGTGTTTAtaaagcgaacgtgcaaagactaagtcaaacaccTTTACaataaaaaggtaaaacaacgatgtcggatgattttgaagttggagaaaattagtttttcgccctaccgcggtacttccgcctTTGCCACGCGAGACCTTTCCAACATTAATGTgtggcacatcacagagcagtgaaAGATgcacatttgtggttaaaaagtatagaaacttaatttttttttagaaaatgaccgattgtttggctagattagactcttattcctcgtctgggatcatgtagagctctttgaagctgcactgaaactgacatttggacccgttgaaccccagtgaagtccactatatggagaaaaatcctggaatgttttcctcaaaaaccttcatttattttctactgaagaaagaaagacatgaacatcttggatgacatggaggtgagtaaattatcaggaaattttaattttgaagtgaactaatcctttaaaaatggTTCCAAAAAGGGGTTTTCACAGTGATgacatagaagaaccattttgggttccccAAATAATCTTTCAGCGAATAGTTCTTAAAAGAATTAgtttaaagaacattttaataatctaaagaaccttttgtgcaatggaaagattccatgAATGTTAAAGGCTCTTCATGGAATCAttaatgccaataaagaacctttatttttaagagtgttatAGTTATTGTGTATGCATTAAGCAGCATTTTACACGATTGACCAATCAAAATAAGAGAGCCAGGTAAATACTAGGTATTATTTTAAGGCATGGTCACGCAGACGTACACACTGAGTGCTTTTCTGGTTACCTGATAGATGGCTTTGATGGGTCTCTTTGGATCAATTTCGAGCTCCATCATTTCAGCCTGATTGGAGTCCCTTTATTTTGCTCCCATCGCTACGAAAAGCCAATCGGATGCATGCTCGTTCATACAGCCTGATGCTGGATGAATTCAGATTCCTCTCAGATACTCGAGAGAGGCTCAAAAGGTCACAGTCTTTCCAGGAAACAATCATCATTACCCGTTCTTTACCACAGGATGAGCAGTGCCATTATATGCCAGCTGAATGAACCCTGTCTGAATCTGTCATTCACTCATTTCTGTGCTGTGGAAACCAGCATGCCAGTGCACAGTTGGTACAGATGCTTTTAGACTCCATACCCGACATGTTGCAAACACACGGATGCACACTCAAGATGCTCTTGTTCACACTTCACTGCATATACACAACATGAGTCACATCCTGCTCTCATGAACTCTAAACAAGGCTGCGCTATGGCAATAGAACTCACGCAACACATGAGGTGAATGCCAAACACCTCGTTAATACAAACCCATcaaggattttttgatgaaattgcTGGGGGGAAGATTTGTAAACACACTCATATTATAAGTGATTGTccacaaaaaaaacagatttcGTTCTCCTCTGTGATTGCTTATAATGGGAATGCGCTGAAAATCTCAAGTAGGCTTTAGTGCTGAATGCTTACAAGAATAAAACAACACAGACCAGACTTTCTGATGTTGGGATACAACGAGGCTAATGGAGCACCGGGGTAAAAGGCGCCTTTGATTTTATTCTcctctaaaccactagatggcacaaaaactTGTCGCAGCACTTTCTTAATAGTAAGATTTTTACTtgaataaagcataaaaatacccctaTATGTTTGGAGATATTTAGGGAACATGttaagttcacctacttgtttctcagaaaaaataagctacagccagatattctactttgaaaatgtgtgtTCCTTGTTGGAATGtctaggtgcgtcccaattcgcgtacttgtgcactattctatgacgtttttaagtataaatagtgcagtagtgcgttcacacagaaaattccataaagaaaaagtgcactttaaatacccggatgatgcactaaattaacggaaaaaacgaagtgtggaatgttggacacttcgtgcactcgactgtcgcagctttaattacgtagtggaggggaaCGGAGGATCCGACtctgttgttaaatgacaaaataaccttatataattgacgcactacatggatgagtgcatagtgcacaagtacatagtgtatagtgcgtcatttgggacgcaacttctgtctttgttttggtctgtgtgaaaCCATGTGCTTCCagttatccaatagtatttcgacatcacaggttgccagttggtggAGATCACCGCATATTGcaaccatggaaaccagcaaacaaactgggtcagagaatcgcagattctacTTGAGCTAAAAAGCCTTTGCATCAATCTAAATATCTCTATGAaagacagcatattaaaatagataaatcaactcatcagcttacagtgtgtaagtctctTCAGCTTTCATTGTGAATTGCGCTCCCTATTGTTGCTGGCAACCCGCGTCTTTGAACGTGGGGGCgggccaaacaatattttgaatttggaccgcagtacttattttgaacactgggtgtcattattacatagagcccctttaaacaTCCGCTTTTCAAGATGCACGTGGAAATTCGGCTGATCCTTGACGCGATCGCCGGCAGCAGCGCAGAGTTAATTCTGTCCTGATTTATCTaataatttatgtttttaaaacagaGTGTCTATTTATACTAAGTGTAAATAGCCTGTCTTGTTGACAAaggctatttacactaactccGCCCACtaatgtctggttgggccacacACGATTAAAAAAGACGCATGCCACTCAAAGTCTACAGTGGAGTAGGCTGTAGGTAGTATGGTGTGATGAAGTAGCTTTTGACGCGATCGATCCCTAGTCGAATCTGCCTTTTGCTGAACTGTTTCCCATCACAAATCATATCGGAAAGGCATttgttttcaataaaaatgaagaaaatatttgaaaagtggaaataaagtgcctaacgtGTGTTTAAAAATAGGGTTAGAGTTAGGGTAGGTGTAGGGAGGGCTTAACTGTTCAAATATATTGCTATTTTTCAATATatcactattttcacttagtttaAATAGCTTCTATtgctaagaaaatatgctagtttcacttagtgtaaatagccgctgcacttttaaaatgttgtagatgtaagtagcaaatgagaatcgctaaaattattgaatatattttgagaCAAAGGTCTTgttaatgattttcagttttgttcaaggtaattAAAGCAACAGTCTTTCGACaatggaagaaagaaaaaaagtatggtaaaagtatggtatttggggtaaaaagcACCCCTGCTGTTGGGGCAAAAGGCACAATAATGAACGTGATGATAAATAGATGActgacttttccatttgttgacaTGAAATATATTAACTTGCACGTCCACCTTAGAGATAATCAAGTCATGATGAaatcattatatttaaaatatggtATATTTATTGTTACTACTGTAAAGCTATAgactattctattctattcagtGCTTTcagaatcttcattttttttctttaaataaatttgtttctAACAGTacatttattgaacaaaaatgttcatatttatcaaaataaacagaaaatagtacaaactttGCTAAAGTGATTGTTTAGAACAcgtattaacattattaaaaaaacattattttagctaAAATATTTGTATCAATACTGTGTGTCTTTTGCCTGGTTTTACCCTGTGTGTCTGTGGGGTAAAAGGCCTCCCTGTTGTAGCctacttttttcttgtttgcAAGTAGATTTTCCTAAGCATATAAACACAGTACATTTATtaagtttaaagtttttaaataatatttcatgaaTGATTTAATTTAGTAACACTTTAATTTGATGATCCACTTTAGAcaaactataagtaactttgcaactacatgtcaactaactctcattagagttttAGTAGACTGTTTGGTTAGGGTTCAGATGAGTCGAATaaattgacatgtagttgcaatgTTATCAAAATACAGTGTTAACAGATACTTATCctctaatgactgctagttgacataTAGTTGCaatgtagaatgtctaaagtggactatcaaaatatatatatttttttttttttctgtattttttctttCAAGCACAAATCTAAGTTTTGTCAAGTTTATGATAGAACTACTGCTTCCAATCTGACGGTTTAGCAAGGTACCCAGATCTTGAAAAGAAGTAAATGTCAAATCTTGCTGTTTCATGAAAACTGTCAAGACAATTTTGGAGACTTTCAGACTTTGATATATCTTAGCACACTGCTCACCGAACTGTCGTGTAACGTGGCCTCTTATGATCCCCTGGTATAGATCTTCCCAGACTCCCATGAAAGGTTCCCTAAGCTTTCCAAACGCTTGCCATCGATCGTGGTGGAGCCCACTGAGAGCGGGGAGGTAGAGAGCGGGGAACTGCGCTGGCCTCCTGATGATCTGAGCCCTACAGACGACCCCAGAGACAAACAGGCCCAGGCTGCATGTAAGCTCATGTTCATGCATTAAAACAACATCCTTTATTaaaggaagtgaaaggataggaataagaagtttttgttttttttaagatgagatTAAGTGctctttcgtgagcacttaacctcatcttaaaaaaaaaaaaaaaaaaaaaaaacccttcttattcctatcctttcacttcctttaatccctctctattgtatctgagcactgcctataacttgtattatgagcacttcttgtcttTTTGCCTCGTCATGgcgactcgcttgttgtattcctcacttgtaagtcgctttggataaaagcatctgccaaatgaataaatgtaaatgtaaattttgcAACTTTATTCTCATAGTACTACACTTGTCACATGtttgctgttttgtgtttcttaGTGTGACCAAGTTTTCCCCTGTCTATCTAATTAGTCATGTCTTTCACCGGTGCCGTTAATCACTTATCTCATTTAGTTTTTCAAAATACTACTGCTTCAATCTTTAATCTAAAAACTTTGACTTATTATCTTAAAAGGGCAATTATGAGATTAGTCTCAATACATTACAACTTATTTATGTAATTCTGAtcatagatttttattttattttaatatgctaGTAAGACTTTATCATACTGTATGCAATACTTATTTATACCAAATGTTTGGGATTAGTcatcttttttaatgtttttgaaataaatctttttatgctcaccaaagctgcatttatttgatcaaaacaaatgcaaaatgagttaaaatattgtgaaatattaaccCAGTGCTgttcggtcatttttgaccaataaagtttatatttaaattttgttttttttttacttcatcagAAATGGTACGAAACTTTATCACTTGTGGAAAGGTTTTGTCACTTGctgtgtgaacacacacacacacacacaaacaggcgCACCTATCTTAGTGGGGtctctccataggcgtaatggtttttatactgtacaaaccgtacttccTATCCTCCTACCCtacccctatccctaaacctaaccatcacaggaaacattctgcatttttacattttcaaaaaaacgtcttttagtatgtttattaatccattttcctcgtggggaccgctggctggaccCCACAATGTAGGTGATCTCAGCtttttattacattgtggggccatttggtccccacgatgtaatataaacaagaacacacacacacacacacacacacacaaaatggctGCATTGGAAAGGAATGGGAAAtgaatttcatctagtggaaatgtttggtactgcgcccaaataAATTCTTACTGAAAACTAATTTTTTGTGttcctcaaatttggaacacagattgtttatatttatggctgattttctcacagttttagagtaaaatgtgttttggaAATTATATATTTCATTGAAAAATTTAAAATGGTATTTTATTGTAAATCTTTTAtcacttcagcaataatctgctaagtgtcatctttaaaaagagaccaaacttcAGGCTGTGCTACAAAGCATTCAATATTTATGTCAGatttattcatttcattttcaggtccatgctcaaaaagtgaataaatggattataactactgcataaatataatttaggaccctaaaaatacaaaatattaaataaaaaaacattatcaaactaaaatatagtacaatCATTTCCttgaaattaaaagaaaaaaagcttgGTCATTTCTGACCGAGACATGAACTGCCAGAGGGTTGAAttcaattattaaaataactttagatgtcatttattcctgtgatcaaagctgaattttcagcaccattactcagaaatcattctaatgtgctgatttgctgaaacatttttgattattatcaatgtcaaaaacagcttaatatttttgtggaagctgcgatacatttttttcagaattatttgatgactagaaagttcagaagaaccgcatttatttaaaatacttttctgtaacattataaatgtatttcctgtcacttttgatcagtttaatgcctttgcaaaataaaagtatccatttcttaaataaaaactttactGACTAGAGCAGTcttagttaaaaaaaacaacaacacatttTGAAATGCACAATATGGGAATTCCAGAGTGTTTCGCCCTGTTGCAGCATCAGATGCGAATGCATTTGCAGGGATGTCTGAATA
This genomic window from Chanodichthys erythropterus isolate Z2021 chromosome 4, ASM2448905v1, whole genome shotgun sequence contains:
- the si:dkeyp-72h1.1 gene encoding protein LBH, whose translation is MTEVMNSCDSAVGDYSASEEQNISFQIFPDSHERFPKLSKRLPSIVVEPTESGEVESGELRWPPDDLSPTDDPRDKQAQAACDKLTEDSQEVETGTEI